Proteins encoded in a region of the Drosophila busckii strain San Diego stock center, stock number 13000-0081.31 chromosome 2L, ASM1175060v1, whole genome shotgun sequence genome:
- the LOC108595477 gene encoding fasciclin-3 isoform X1, protein MSRIVFVVLAAILTDALSYGQVNVEPNTALLNEGDRTELLCRYGRPLTYCRIEIPGENKVLNLSPVWSKTPGFTYYGAGLNAGQCGVSIERVKASNNGQVKCSLGVEGEELTGTIDLVVALRPQQPIIELISKPNREGFFDEGTQFNARCSVANGRPPANISWYIDNMPANKRTTPLDIQTTTHDNVELATSVQEISWHLSADDSNRKLVCRSHHQTDRESLPPQEAAYIINVRYAPVHQPEALVYGLYLDHTAYVNITIRASPPPNVEWTVDGKVVPQGHYEERYSALEPQYVGNDEYNVTLVIAGLTLEDTTKTYNLRASNNLGTTDYQVRISSSSKPPSSSLDVAAIVGIVVAVAVLVLIVLLVLFARATGRWCFGGKSIKTPTNETSSSNEKQLEQLGDAAAHHGQNVALLESPNGITLLGASKLRESNGNGHRHERLSAVERRAHDEDDSFEYATDRESSVYNPTTMPLRRSHDDAEPTTSTEQSDLLQRGNQLGIPESRFSRWLPKHQRELLEKQANILSGRTQTAAKPTPPAAPPKPTKNSQATTAAATTPTTATANATIKLPQETEI, encoded by the exons ATGCGCTCAGCTATGGCCAAGTGAACGTCGAGCCCAACACAGCGCTGCTCAACGAGGGCGATCGCACCGAGCTGCTCTGCCGCTATGGCCGTCCGCTTACCTATTGCCGCATCGAGATTCCAGGCGAGAACAAGGTCTTGAATTTGTCGCCTGTTTGGAGCAAGACTCCCGGCTTTACCTACTACGGTGCGGGCTTGAATGCGGGTCAGTGCGGCGTCAGCATCGAGCGCGTCAAGGCCAGCAACAATGGCCAGGTCAAGTGCAGCTTGGGCGTCGAGGGTGAAGAGTTAACCGGCACCATTGATCTGGTTGTTGCAC TGCGTCCGCAGCAGCCCATCATCGAGCTCATCTCCAAGCCGAATCGCGAGGGCTTCTTCGACGAGGGCACACAGTTCAATGCACGCTGCAGCGTCGCCAATGGTCGCCCACCAGCAAACATCTCCTGGTACATTGACAACATGCCCGCCAATAAGCGCACCACCCCCCTGGACATTCAGACCACCACCCACGACAATGTCGAGCTCGCCACCTCCGTCCAGGAGATCTCCTGGCACTTGTCCGCCGACGATAGCAATCGCAAATTGGTCTGCCGCTCGCATCATCAGACCGACCGCGAGAGTCTGCCACCCCAGGAAGCTGCCTACATCATCAATGTGCGCT ACGCACCCGTTCATCAGCCCGAAGCTTTGGTCTATGGCCTCTACTTGGATCACACCGCCTATGTGAACATTACCATACGCGCCAGTCCGCCACCGAATGTGGAGTGGACCGTCGATGGCAAAGTGGTGCCCCAGGGCCACTATGAGGAGCGCTACTCGGCACTGGAGCCACAGTATGTGGGCAACGATGAGTACAATGTGACTTTGGTTATCGCCGGCCTGACTCTGGAGGACACCACCAAGACCTACAATTTGCGGGCCAGCAATAATTTGGGCACCACGGACTATCAAGTGCGCATTAGCTCGTCCAGCAAgccacccagcagcagcttggacgTGGCCGCCATTGTGGGCATCGTTGTGGCCGTTGCTGTGCTGGTGCTCATTGTGCTCCTTGTGCTGTTTGCCCGTGCCACCGGTAGATGGTGCTTTGGTG GTAAATCAATCAAGACGCCCACAAATGAAAC cagcagtagcaacgagaagcagcttgagcagcttggcgatgcagcagctcatcatGGCCAGAACGTGGCACTGCTGGAGTCGCCCAATGGCATCACACTGCTGGGCGCCAGCAAACTGCGTGAGTCAAACGGAAATGGCCACAGGCATGAGCGTCTCTCTGCTGTGGAGCGTCGTGCCCATGATGAGGACGACTCCTTTGAGTATGCCACAGATCGTGAGAGCAGCGTATACAATCCAACCACAATGCCGCTGCGACGCTCGCACGATGATGCGgagccaacaacaagcactGAACAGTCGGATCTGCTGCAACGTGGCAATCAGCTGGGCATACCCGAGTCGCGCTTCTCACGCTGGCTGCCCAAGCATCAGCGCGAGCTGCTCGAGAAGCAGGCAAACATTCTATCCGGACGTACGCAAACTGCAGCGAAGCCAacgccgccagcagcaccaccGAAGCCAACGAAAAATTCacaagccacaacagcagcagcaacaacaccaacaacagcaacagctaatgCAACCATAAAGCTGCCACAGGAAACGGAAATCTAA
- the LOC108595477 gene encoding fasciclin-3 isoform X6 has protein sequence MSRIVFVVLAAILTDALSYGQVNVEPNTALLNEGDRTELLCRYGRPLTYCRIEIPGENKVLNLSPVWSKTPGFTYYGAGLNAGQCGVSIERVKASNNGQVKCSLGVEGEELTGTIDLVVALRPQQPIIELISKPNREGFFDEGTQFNARCSVANGRPPANISWYIDNMPANKRTTPLDIQTTTHDNVELATSVQEISWHLSADDSNRKLVCRSHHQTDRESLPPQEAAYIINVRYAPVHQPEALVYGLYLDHTAYVNITIRASPPPNVEWTVDGKVVPQGHYEERYSALEPQYVGNDEYNVTLVIAGLTLEDTTKTYNLRASNNLGTTDYQVRISSSSKPPSSSLDVAAIVGIVVAVAVLVLIVLLVLFARATGRWCFGGATLNTDIGPDSEAQIHPELDDDDDDDEVQGQDNGHEHIDTTQQSEEATPPVTDKLEAQKKADLKKSAAATAAAVIAAGNSHKNDSDAPKPPNTSV, from the exons ATGCGCTCAGCTATGGCCAAGTGAACGTCGAGCCCAACACAGCGCTGCTCAACGAGGGCGATCGCACCGAGCTGCTCTGCCGCTATGGCCGTCCGCTTACCTATTGCCGCATCGAGATTCCAGGCGAGAACAAGGTCTTGAATTTGTCGCCTGTTTGGAGCAAGACTCCCGGCTTTACCTACTACGGTGCGGGCTTGAATGCGGGTCAGTGCGGCGTCAGCATCGAGCGCGTCAAGGCCAGCAACAATGGCCAGGTCAAGTGCAGCTTGGGCGTCGAGGGTGAAGAGTTAACCGGCACCATTGATCTGGTTGTTGCAC TGCGTCCGCAGCAGCCCATCATCGAGCTCATCTCCAAGCCGAATCGCGAGGGCTTCTTCGACGAGGGCACACAGTTCAATGCACGCTGCAGCGTCGCCAATGGTCGCCCACCAGCAAACATCTCCTGGTACATTGACAACATGCCCGCCAATAAGCGCACCACCCCCCTGGACATTCAGACCACCACCCACGACAATGTCGAGCTCGCCACCTCCGTCCAGGAGATCTCCTGGCACTTGTCCGCCGACGATAGCAATCGCAAATTGGTCTGCCGCTCGCATCATCAGACCGACCGCGAGAGTCTGCCACCCCAGGAAGCTGCCTACATCATCAATGTGCGCT ACGCACCCGTTCATCAGCCCGAAGCTTTGGTCTATGGCCTCTACTTGGATCACACCGCCTATGTGAACATTACCATACGCGCCAGTCCGCCACCGAATGTGGAGTGGACCGTCGATGGCAAAGTGGTGCCCCAGGGCCACTATGAGGAGCGCTACTCGGCACTGGAGCCACAGTATGTGGGCAACGATGAGTACAATGTGACTTTGGTTATCGCCGGCCTGACTCTGGAGGACACCACCAAGACCTACAATTTGCGGGCCAGCAATAATTTGGGCACCACGGACTATCAAGTGCGCATTAGCTCGTCCAGCAAgccacccagcagcagcttggacgTGGCCGCCATTGTGGGCATCGTTGTGGCCGTTGCTGTGCTGGTGCTCATTGTGCTCCTTGTGCTGTTTGCCCGTGCCACCGGTAGATGGTGCTTTGGTG GCGCCACACTCAATACAGATATCGGCCCCGATTCCGAGGCACAAATCCATCCCGAgctggatgatgatgatgatgacgatgaggTTCAGGGTCAAGACAATGGCCATGAGCATATCGATACCACGCAGCAGTCAGAGGAAGCCACGCCCCCAGTCACTGACAAGCTGGAGGCACAAAAGAAGGCCGATCTGAAGAAGagcgcagcagccacagccgctgcTGTAATCGCTGCCGGCAATAGCCACAAAAATGACTCCGATGCCCCCAAGCCGCCCAACACGTCCGTCTAG
- the LOC108595477 gene encoding fasciclin-3 isoform X8: MSRIVFVVLAAILTDALSYGQVNVEPNTALLNEGDRTELLCRYGRPLTYCRIEIPGENKVLNLSPVWSKTPGFTYYGAGLNAGQCGVSIERVKASNNGQVKCSLGVEGEELTGTIDLVVALRPQQPIIELISKPNREGFFDEGTQFNARCSVANGRPPANISWYIDNMPANKRTTPLDIQTTTHDNVELATSVQEISWHLSADDSNRKLVCRSHHQTDRESLPPQEAAYIINVRYAPVHQPEALVYGLYLDHTAYVNITIRASPPPNVEWTVDGKVVPQGHYEERYSALEPQYVGNDEYNVTLVIAGLTLEDTTKTYNLRASNNLGTTDYQVRISSSSKPPSSSLDVAAIVGIVVAVAVLVLIVLLVLFARATGRWCFGGKSIKTPTNETL, encoded by the exons ATGCGCTCAGCTATGGCCAAGTGAACGTCGAGCCCAACACAGCGCTGCTCAACGAGGGCGATCGCACCGAGCTGCTCTGCCGCTATGGCCGTCCGCTTACCTATTGCCGCATCGAGATTCCAGGCGAGAACAAGGTCTTGAATTTGTCGCCTGTTTGGAGCAAGACTCCCGGCTTTACCTACTACGGTGCGGGCTTGAATGCGGGTCAGTGCGGCGTCAGCATCGAGCGCGTCAAGGCCAGCAACAATGGCCAGGTCAAGTGCAGCTTGGGCGTCGAGGGTGAAGAGTTAACCGGCACCATTGATCTGGTTGTTGCAC TGCGTCCGCAGCAGCCCATCATCGAGCTCATCTCCAAGCCGAATCGCGAGGGCTTCTTCGACGAGGGCACACAGTTCAATGCACGCTGCAGCGTCGCCAATGGTCGCCCACCAGCAAACATCTCCTGGTACATTGACAACATGCCCGCCAATAAGCGCACCACCCCCCTGGACATTCAGACCACCACCCACGACAATGTCGAGCTCGCCACCTCCGTCCAGGAGATCTCCTGGCACTTGTCCGCCGACGATAGCAATCGCAAATTGGTCTGCCGCTCGCATCATCAGACCGACCGCGAGAGTCTGCCACCCCAGGAAGCTGCCTACATCATCAATGTGCGCT ACGCACCCGTTCATCAGCCCGAAGCTTTGGTCTATGGCCTCTACTTGGATCACACCGCCTATGTGAACATTACCATACGCGCCAGTCCGCCACCGAATGTGGAGTGGACCGTCGATGGCAAAGTGGTGCCCCAGGGCCACTATGAGGAGCGCTACTCGGCACTGGAGCCACAGTATGTGGGCAACGATGAGTACAATGTGACTTTGGTTATCGCCGGCCTGACTCTGGAGGACACCACCAAGACCTACAATTTGCGGGCCAGCAATAATTTGGGCACCACGGACTATCAAGTGCGCATTAGCTCGTCCAGCAAgccacccagcagcagcttggacgTGGCCGCCATTGTGGGCATCGTTGTGGCCGTTGCTGTGCTGGTGCTCATTGTGCTCCTTGTGCTGTTTGCCCGTGCCACCGGTAGATGGTGCTTTGGTG GTAAATCAATCAAGACGCCCACAAATGAAAC gCTATAG
- the LOC108595477 gene encoding fasciclin-3 isoform X3, with translation MSRIVFVVLAAILTDALSYGQVNVEPNTALLNEGDRTELLCRYGRPLTYCRIEIPGENKVLNLSPVWSKTPGFTYYGAGLNAGQCGVSIERVKASNNGQVKCSLGVEGEELTGTIDLVVALRPQQPIIELISKPNREGFFDEGTQFNARCSVANGRPPANISWYIDNMPANKRTTPLDIQTTTHDNVELATSVQEISWHLSADDSNRKLVCRSHHQTDRESLPPQEAAYIINVRYAPVHQPEALVYGLYLDHTAYVNITIRASPPPNVEWTVDGKVVPQGHYEERYSALEPQYVGNDEYNVTLVIAGLTLEDTTKTYNLRASNNLGTTDYQVRISSSSKPPSSSLDVAAIVGIVVAVAVLVLIVLLVLFARATGRWCFGGKSIKTPTNETSDTESADIKATSTSTATATTTATAAGAATGATALVMPEDELNNGNGEQELLSGKKAKRLPAFAAALLKRFNERDGRKSKDNNTQQQQTEAAAMPNEQDNNAAAAATTTIDGNDNEPKQDKQLVYAELVLKPAQETAANATAKATATAAATTPVDPATKSATEYAEIVYVQKGDAKK, from the exons ATGCGCTCAGCTATGGCCAAGTGAACGTCGAGCCCAACACAGCGCTGCTCAACGAGGGCGATCGCACCGAGCTGCTCTGCCGCTATGGCCGTCCGCTTACCTATTGCCGCATCGAGATTCCAGGCGAGAACAAGGTCTTGAATTTGTCGCCTGTTTGGAGCAAGACTCCCGGCTTTACCTACTACGGTGCGGGCTTGAATGCGGGTCAGTGCGGCGTCAGCATCGAGCGCGTCAAGGCCAGCAACAATGGCCAGGTCAAGTGCAGCTTGGGCGTCGAGGGTGAAGAGTTAACCGGCACCATTGATCTGGTTGTTGCAC TGCGTCCGCAGCAGCCCATCATCGAGCTCATCTCCAAGCCGAATCGCGAGGGCTTCTTCGACGAGGGCACACAGTTCAATGCACGCTGCAGCGTCGCCAATGGTCGCCCACCAGCAAACATCTCCTGGTACATTGACAACATGCCCGCCAATAAGCGCACCACCCCCCTGGACATTCAGACCACCACCCACGACAATGTCGAGCTCGCCACCTCCGTCCAGGAGATCTCCTGGCACTTGTCCGCCGACGATAGCAATCGCAAATTGGTCTGCCGCTCGCATCATCAGACCGACCGCGAGAGTCTGCCACCCCAGGAAGCTGCCTACATCATCAATGTGCGCT ACGCACCCGTTCATCAGCCCGAAGCTTTGGTCTATGGCCTCTACTTGGATCACACCGCCTATGTGAACATTACCATACGCGCCAGTCCGCCACCGAATGTGGAGTGGACCGTCGATGGCAAAGTGGTGCCCCAGGGCCACTATGAGGAGCGCTACTCGGCACTGGAGCCACAGTATGTGGGCAACGATGAGTACAATGTGACTTTGGTTATCGCCGGCCTGACTCTGGAGGACACCACCAAGACCTACAATTTGCGGGCCAGCAATAATTTGGGCACCACGGACTATCAAGTGCGCATTAGCTCGTCCAGCAAgccacccagcagcagcttggacgTGGCCGCCATTGTGGGCATCGTTGTGGCCGTTGCTGTGCTGGTGCTCATTGTGCTCCTTGTGCTGTTTGCCCGTGCCACCGGTAGATGGTGCTTTGGTG GTAAATCAATCAAGACGCCCACAAATGAAAC cagcgacaCCGAAAGCGCCGACATAAAGGCCACATCCACctcgacggcgacggcgacaacaacagcaaccgcagctggagcagctacAGGCGCCACGGCTCTTGTTATGCCCGAGGATGAGCTGAACAATGGCAATGGTGAACAGGAGCTGCTGTCTGGCAAGAAGGCCAAGCGTTTGCcagcctttgctgctgctttgctcaAGCGCTTTAATGAACGCGACGGCAGGAAGAGCAAGGATAACaatacacaacagcagcagactgAGGCGGCAGCCATGCCAAATGAGCAGGACAAcaatgcggcagcagcagcaacaacaacaatcgatGGCAATGACAATGAACCAAAG CAAGACAAACAACTCGTCTATGCTGAACTTGTACTAAAGCCCGCGCAGGAGACGGCAGCAAACGCGACGGCGaaggcgacggcgactgcggcagcaacaacacctgTGGATCCAGCCACAAAAAGTGCAACAGAATACGCCGAGATAGTTTACGTGCAAAAAGGCGATGCTAAAAAATGA
- the LOC108595477 gene encoding fasciclin-3 isoform X4: MSRIVFVVLAAILTDALSYGQVNVEPNTALLNEGDRTELLCRYGRPLTYCRIEIPGENKVLNLSPVWSKTPGFTYYGAGLNAGQCGVSIERVKASNNGQVKCSLGVEGEELTGTIDLVVALRPQQPIIELISKPNREGFFDEGTQFNARCSVANGRPPANISWYIDNMPANKRTTPLDIQTTTHDNVELATSVQEISWHLSADDSNRKLVCRSHHQTDRESLPPQEAAYIINVRYAPVHQPEALVYGLYLDHTAYVNITIRASPPPNVEWTVDGKVVPQGHYEERYSALEPQYVGNDEYNVTLVIAGLTLEDTTKTYNLRASNNLGTTDYQVRISSSSKPPSSSLDVAAIVGIVVAVAVLVLIVLLVLFARATGRWCFGGKSIKTPTNETDTESADIKATSTSTATATTTATAAGAATGATALVMPEDELNNGNGEQELLSGKKAKRLPAFAAALLKRFNERDGRKSKDNNTQQQQTEAAAMPNEQDNNAAAAATTTIDGNDNEPKQDKQLVYAELVLKPAQETAANATAKATATAAATTPVDPATKSATEYAEIVYVQKGDAKK, from the exons ATGCGCTCAGCTATGGCCAAGTGAACGTCGAGCCCAACACAGCGCTGCTCAACGAGGGCGATCGCACCGAGCTGCTCTGCCGCTATGGCCGTCCGCTTACCTATTGCCGCATCGAGATTCCAGGCGAGAACAAGGTCTTGAATTTGTCGCCTGTTTGGAGCAAGACTCCCGGCTTTACCTACTACGGTGCGGGCTTGAATGCGGGTCAGTGCGGCGTCAGCATCGAGCGCGTCAAGGCCAGCAACAATGGCCAGGTCAAGTGCAGCTTGGGCGTCGAGGGTGAAGAGTTAACCGGCACCATTGATCTGGTTGTTGCAC TGCGTCCGCAGCAGCCCATCATCGAGCTCATCTCCAAGCCGAATCGCGAGGGCTTCTTCGACGAGGGCACACAGTTCAATGCACGCTGCAGCGTCGCCAATGGTCGCCCACCAGCAAACATCTCCTGGTACATTGACAACATGCCCGCCAATAAGCGCACCACCCCCCTGGACATTCAGACCACCACCCACGACAATGTCGAGCTCGCCACCTCCGTCCAGGAGATCTCCTGGCACTTGTCCGCCGACGATAGCAATCGCAAATTGGTCTGCCGCTCGCATCATCAGACCGACCGCGAGAGTCTGCCACCCCAGGAAGCTGCCTACATCATCAATGTGCGCT ACGCACCCGTTCATCAGCCCGAAGCTTTGGTCTATGGCCTCTACTTGGATCACACCGCCTATGTGAACATTACCATACGCGCCAGTCCGCCACCGAATGTGGAGTGGACCGTCGATGGCAAAGTGGTGCCCCAGGGCCACTATGAGGAGCGCTACTCGGCACTGGAGCCACAGTATGTGGGCAACGATGAGTACAATGTGACTTTGGTTATCGCCGGCCTGACTCTGGAGGACACCACCAAGACCTACAATTTGCGGGCCAGCAATAATTTGGGCACCACGGACTATCAAGTGCGCATTAGCTCGTCCAGCAAgccacccagcagcagcttggacgTGGCCGCCATTGTGGGCATCGTTGTGGCCGTTGCTGTGCTGGTGCTCATTGTGCTCCTTGTGCTGTTTGCCCGTGCCACCGGTAGATGGTGCTTTGGTG GTAAATCAATCAAGACGCCCACAAATGAAAC cgacaCCGAAAGCGCCGACATAAAGGCCACATCCACctcgacggcgacggcgacaacaacagcaaccgcagctggagcagctacAGGCGCCACGGCTCTTGTTATGCCCGAGGATGAGCTGAACAATGGCAATGGTGAACAGGAGCTGCTGTCTGGCAAGAAGGCCAAGCGTTTGCcagcctttgctgctgctttgctcaAGCGCTTTAATGAACGCGACGGCAGGAAGAGCAAGGATAACaatacacaacagcagcagactgAGGCGGCAGCCATGCCAAATGAGCAGGACAAcaatgcggcagcagcagcaacaacaacaatcgatGGCAATGACAATGAACCAAAG CAAGACAAACAACTCGTCTATGCTGAACTTGTACTAAAGCCCGCGCAGGAGACGGCAGCAAACGCGACGGCGaaggcgacggcgactgcggcagcaacaacacctgTGGATCCAGCCACAAAAAGTGCAACAGAATACGCCGAGATAGTTTACGTGCAAAAAGGCGATGCTAAAAAATGA
- the LOC108595477 gene encoding fasciclin-3 isoform X2 has protein sequence MSRIVFVVLAAILTDALSYGQVNVEPNTALLNEGDRTELLCRYGRPLTYCRIEIPGENKVLNLSPVWSKTPGFTYYGAGLNAGQCGVSIERVKASNNGQVKCSLGVEGEELTGTIDLVVALRPQQPIIELISKPNREGFFDEGTQFNARCSVANGRPPANISWYIDNMPANKRTTPLDIQTTTHDNVELATSVQEISWHLSADDSNRKLVCRSHHQTDRESLPPQEAAYIINVRYAPVHQPEALVYGLYLDHTAYVNITIRASPPPNVEWTVDGKVVPQGHYEERYSALEPQYVGNDEYNVTLVIAGLTLEDTTKTYNLRASNNLGTTDYQVRISSSSKPPSSSLDVAAIVGIVVAVAVLVLIVLLVLFARATGRWCFGGKSIKTPTNETSSNEKQLEQLGDAAAHHGQNVALLESPNGITLLGASKLRESNGNGHRHERLSAVERRAHDEDDSFEYATDRESSVYNPTTMPLRRSHDDAEPTTSTEQSDLLQRGNQLGIPESRFSRWLPKHQRELLEKQANILSGRTQTAAKPTPPAAPPKPTKNSQATTAAATTPTTATANATIKLPQETEI, from the exons ATGCGCTCAGCTATGGCCAAGTGAACGTCGAGCCCAACACAGCGCTGCTCAACGAGGGCGATCGCACCGAGCTGCTCTGCCGCTATGGCCGTCCGCTTACCTATTGCCGCATCGAGATTCCAGGCGAGAACAAGGTCTTGAATTTGTCGCCTGTTTGGAGCAAGACTCCCGGCTTTACCTACTACGGTGCGGGCTTGAATGCGGGTCAGTGCGGCGTCAGCATCGAGCGCGTCAAGGCCAGCAACAATGGCCAGGTCAAGTGCAGCTTGGGCGTCGAGGGTGAAGAGTTAACCGGCACCATTGATCTGGTTGTTGCAC TGCGTCCGCAGCAGCCCATCATCGAGCTCATCTCCAAGCCGAATCGCGAGGGCTTCTTCGACGAGGGCACACAGTTCAATGCACGCTGCAGCGTCGCCAATGGTCGCCCACCAGCAAACATCTCCTGGTACATTGACAACATGCCCGCCAATAAGCGCACCACCCCCCTGGACATTCAGACCACCACCCACGACAATGTCGAGCTCGCCACCTCCGTCCAGGAGATCTCCTGGCACTTGTCCGCCGACGATAGCAATCGCAAATTGGTCTGCCGCTCGCATCATCAGACCGACCGCGAGAGTCTGCCACCCCAGGAAGCTGCCTACATCATCAATGTGCGCT ACGCACCCGTTCATCAGCCCGAAGCTTTGGTCTATGGCCTCTACTTGGATCACACCGCCTATGTGAACATTACCATACGCGCCAGTCCGCCACCGAATGTGGAGTGGACCGTCGATGGCAAAGTGGTGCCCCAGGGCCACTATGAGGAGCGCTACTCGGCACTGGAGCCACAGTATGTGGGCAACGATGAGTACAATGTGACTTTGGTTATCGCCGGCCTGACTCTGGAGGACACCACCAAGACCTACAATTTGCGGGCCAGCAATAATTTGGGCACCACGGACTATCAAGTGCGCATTAGCTCGTCCAGCAAgccacccagcagcagcttggacgTGGCCGCCATTGTGGGCATCGTTGTGGCCGTTGCTGTGCTGGTGCTCATTGTGCTCCTTGTGCTGTTTGCCCGTGCCACCGGTAGATGGTGCTTTGGTG GTAAATCAATCAAGACGCCCACAAATGAAAC cagtagcaacgagaagcagcttgagcagcttggcgatgcagcagctcatcatGGCCAGAACGTGGCACTGCTGGAGTCGCCCAATGGCATCACACTGCTGGGCGCCAGCAAACTGCGTGAGTCAAACGGAAATGGCCACAGGCATGAGCGTCTCTCTGCTGTGGAGCGTCGTGCCCATGATGAGGACGACTCCTTTGAGTATGCCACAGATCGTGAGAGCAGCGTATACAATCCAACCACAATGCCGCTGCGACGCTCGCACGATGATGCGgagccaacaacaagcactGAACAGTCGGATCTGCTGCAACGTGGCAATCAGCTGGGCATACCCGAGTCGCGCTTCTCACGCTGGCTGCCCAAGCATCAGCGCGAGCTGCTCGAGAAGCAGGCAAACATTCTATCCGGACGTACGCAAACTGCAGCGAAGCCAacgccgccagcagcaccaccGAAGCCAACGAAAAATTCacaagccacaacagcagcagcaacaacaccaacaacagcaacagctaatgCAACCATAAAGCTGCCACAGGAAACGGAAATCTAA
- the LOC108595477 gene encoding fasciclin-3 isoform X7 — protein MSRIVFVVLAAILTDALSYGQVNVEPNTALLNEGDRTELLCRYGRPLTYCRIEIPGENKVLNLSPVWSKTPGFTYYGAGLNAGQCGVSIERVKASNNGQVKCSLGVEGEELTGTIDLVVALRPQQPIIELISKPNREGFFDEGTQFNARCSVANGRPPANISWYIDNMPANKRTTPLDIQTTTHDNVELATSVQEISWHLSADDSNRKLVCRSHHQTDRESLPPQEAAYIINVRYAPVHQPEALVYGLYLDHTAYVNITIRASPPPNVEWTVDGKVVPQGHYEERYSALEPQYVGNDEYNVTLVIAGLTLEDTTKTYNLRASNNLGTTDYQVRISSSSKPPSSSLDVAAIVGIVVAVAVLVLIVLLVLFARATGRWCFGGKSIKTPTNETKTNNSSMLNLY, from the exons ATGCGCTCAGCTATGGCCAAGTGAACGTCGAGCCCAACACAGCGCTGCTCAACGAGGGCGATCGCACCGAGCTGCTCTGCCGCTATGGCCGTCCGCTTACCTATTGCCGCATCGAGATTCCAGGCGAGAACAAGGTCTTGAATTTGTCGCCTGTTTGGAGCAAGACTCCCGGCTTTACCTACTACGGTGCGGGCTTGAATGCGGGTCAGTGCGGCGTCAGCATCGAGCGCGTCAAGGCCAGCAACAATGGCCAGGTCAAGTGCAGCTTGGGCGTCGAGGGTGAAGAGTTAACCGGCACCATTGATCTGGTTGTTGCAC TGCGTCCGCAGCAGCCCATCATCGAGCTCATCTCCAAGCCGAATCGCGAGGGCTTCTTCGACGAGGGCACACAGTTCAATGCACGCTGCAGCGTCGCCAATGGTCGCCCACCAGCAAACATCTCCTGGTACATTGACAACATGCCCGCCAATAAGCGCACCACCCCCCTGGACATTCAGACCACCACCCACGACAATGTCGAGCTCGCCACCTCCGTCCAGGAGATCTCCTGGCACTTGTCCGCCGACGATAGCAATCGCAAATTGGTCTGCCGCTCGCATCATCAGACCGACCGCGAGAGTCTGCCACCCCAGGAAGCTGCCTACATCATCAATGTGCGCT ACGCACCCGTTCATCAGCCCGAAGCTTTGGTCTATGGCCTCTACTTGGATCACACCGCCTATGTGAACATTACCATACGCGCCAGTCCGCCACCGAATGTGGAGTGGACCGTCGATGGCAAAGTGGTGCCCCAGGGCCACTATGAGGAGCGCTACTCGGCACTGGAGCCACAGTATGTGGGCAACGATGAGTACAATGTGACTTTGGTTATCGCCGGCCTGACTCTGGAGGACACCACCAAGACCTACAATTTGCGGGCCAGCAATAATTTGGGCACCACGGACTATCAAGTGCGCATTAGCTCGTCCAGCAAgccacccagcagcagcttggacgTGGCCGCCATTGTGGGCATCGTTGTGGCCGTTGCTGTGCTGGTGCTCATTGTGCTCCTTGTGCTGTTTGCCCGTGCCACCGGTAGATGGTGCTTTGGTG GTAAATCAATCAAGACGCCCACAAATGAAAC CAAGACAAACAACTCGTCTATGCTGAACTTGTACTAA